In Uranotaenia lowii strain MFRU-FL chromosome 2, ASM2978415v1, whole genome shotgun sequence, one genomic interval encodes:
- the LOC129748787 gene encoding uncharacterized protein LOC129748787 isoform X1 — protein sequence MGCSSSTSEPVEEYTHPNTPVQKPGAKSVPGLTPGIPYDLPAVVPKVAETVPQAYQRLDEEICLLESTCPGPRLLTAEAWVDHLTKLFDEQFRNNDELYSHHQQLRGNSKLMMDTSKMVDIPNGIPDASKMGPDTASQSVDDTAKVRRIAIKLDIALNPDKAARQEEFIARISRSAMELESERFRADMIDHARDRALHLRQSFGRLKVLYLELDHLLAAANNGTYSSLAEERFDSELESLREIRDRLGGVSEQWRAAGAFMRAAAKGVLQAVEFWNLVGPSQNAPEKVALALDCRTACHGALIALEAAHAALPQVEIPHVTPRQQTAVKHGLVYMLTDMANRDRYRHTKHVLEGFQHNVEKSVQWVHNTYQETLKKDLNEADQNVMLVAKQLREVRKRFLAQRFGAKIYVRPALPIQ from the exons ATGGGATGTTCCTCATCAACTTCCGAGCCAGTCGAAGAATATACTCATCCCAACACTCCCGTTCAAAAACCGGGAGCAAAGTCCGTTCCAGGATTAACACCTGGAATTCCCTACGACTTACCGGCTGTAGTACCAAAG GTTGCGGAAACTGTTCCCCAAGCATACCAACGGCTGGACGAAGAGATCTGTCTGCTGGAAAGCACCTGTCCGGGACCGCGACTTCTAACGGCGGAAGCGTGGGTGGATCATTTGACAAAACTCTTCGACGAACAGTTTCGCAACAATGACGAGCTGTACAGTCACCATCAGCAATTGCGCGGCAACAGCAAACTTATGATGGACACCAGTAAAATGGTTGACATCCCTAATGGGATTCCAGATGCTTCCAAAATGGGACCGGACACCGCCAGCCAATCAGTGGATGATACGGCCAAGGTTCGTCGA ATAGCAATCAAGTTAGACATCGCCTTGAACCCGGACAAGGCAGCTCGCCAGGAAGAGTTCATCGCTCGCATTTCCCGCTCGGCAATGGAACTGGAATCGGAACGTTTCCGGGCCGATATGATAGACCATGCAAGAGACCGGGCACTCCACTTGAGGCAGAGTTTCGGGCGGCTAAAAGTGTTGTATCTGGAGCTGGATCACCTACTGGCAGCGGCTAACAACGGAACCTATAGCTCTTTAGCGGAAGAGCGCTTCGATAGTGAACTTGAATCGTTGCGGGAAATTCGGGATCGTTTGGGTGGCGTTTCGGAACAGTGGCGTGCAGCGGGTGCTTTTATGCGTGCTGCAGCCAAAGGAGTTTTGCAGGCTGTAGAATTCTGGAATCTTGTTGGACCCTCTCAAAATGCACCGGAAAAGGTGGCATTAGCTTTAGATTGTCGTACCGCTTGCCATGGAGCTTTGATAGCTCTAGAAGCAGCCCATGCAGCACTTCCTCAGGTGGAAATTCCTCATGTCACTCCCCGACAACAGACGGCAGTCAAACATGGTCTAGTTTACATGCTAACAGATATGGCCAATCGAGATCGCTATCGGCACACCAAACACGTCCTGGAAGGATTCCAGCACAACGTCGAAAAATCTGTCCAGTGGGTGCACAACACCTACCAAGAAACGCTGAAGAAAGATCTGAACGAGGCAGACCAAAACGTGATGCTGGTAGCGAAACAGTTGCGGGAAGTTCGCAAACGATTCCTGGCGCAACGGTTCGGAGCGAAGATTTATGTGAGACCTGCTTTACCAATTCAGTGA
- the LOC129748787 gene encoding uncharacterized protein LOC129748787 isoform X2 gives MGCSSSTSEPVEEYTHPNTPVQKPGAKSVPGLTPGIPYDLPAVVPKVAETVPQAYQRLDEEICLLESTCPGPRLLTAEAWVDHLTKLFDEQFRNNDELYSHHQQLRGNSKLMMDTSKMVDIPNGIPDASKMGPDTASQSVDDTAKIAIKLDIALNPDKAARQEEFIARISRSAMELESERFRADMIDHARDRALHLRQSFGRLKVLYLELDHLLAAANNGTYSSLAEERFDSELESLREIRDRLGGVSEQWRAAGAFMRAAAKGVLQAVEFWNLVGPSQNAPEKVALALDCRTACHGALIALEAAHAALPQVEIPHVTPRQQTAVKHGLVYMLTDMANRDRYRHTKHVLEGFQHNVEKSVQWVHNTYQETLKKDLNEADQNVMLVAKQLREVRKRFLAQRFGAKIYVRPALPIQ, from the exons ATGGGATGTTCCTCATCAACTTCCGAGCCAGTCGAAGAATATACTCATCCCAACACTCCCGTTCAAAAACCGGGAGCAAAGTCCGTTCCAGGATTAACACCTGGAATTCCCTACGACTTACCGGCTGTAGTACCAAAG GTTGCGGAAACTGTTCCCCAAGCATACCAACGGCTGGACGAAGAGATCTGTCTGCTGGAAAGCACCTGTCCGGGACCGCGACTTCTAACGGCGGAAGCGTGGGTGGATCATTTGACAAAACTCTTCGACGAACAGTTTCGCAACAATGACGAGCTGTACAGTCACCATCAGCAATTGCGCGGCAACAGCAAACTTATGATGGACACCAGTAAAATGGTTGACATCCCTAATGGGATTCCAGATGCTTCCAAAATGGGACCGGACACCGCCAGCCAATCAGTGGATGATACGGCCAAG ATAGCAATCAAGTTAGACATCGCCTTGAACCCGGACAAGGCAGCTCGCCAGGAAGAGTTCATCGCTCGCATTTCCCGCTCGGCAATGGAACTGGAATCGGAACGTTTCCGGGCCGATATGATAGACCATGCAAGAGACCGGGCACTCCACTTGAGGCAGAGTTTCGGGCGGCTAAAAGTGTTGTATCTGGAGCTGGATCACCTACTGGCAGCGGCTAACAACGGAACCTATAGCTCTTTAGCGGAAGAGCGCTTCGATAGTGAACTTGAATCGTTGCGGGAAATTCGGGATCGTTTGGGTGGCGTTTCGGAACAGTGGCGTGCAGCGGGTGCTTTTATGCGTGCTGCAGCCAAAGGAGTTTTGCAGGCTGTAGAATTCTGGAATCTTGTTGGACCCTCTCAAAATGCACCGGAAAAGGTGGCATTAGCTTTAGATTGTCGTACCGCTTGCCATGGAGCTTTGATAGCTCTAGAAGCAGCCCATGCAGCACTTCCTCAGGTGGAAATTCCTCATGTCACTCCCCGACAACAGACGGCAGTCAAACATGGTCTAGTTTACATGCTAACAGATATGGCCAATCGAGATCGCTATCGGCACACCAAACACGTCCTGGAAGGATTCCAGCACAACGTCGAAAAATCTGTCCAGTGGGTGCACAACACCTACCAAGAAACGCTGAAGAAAGATCTGAACGAGGCAGACCAAAACGTGATGCTGGTAGCGAAACAGTTGCGGGAAGTTCGCAAACGATTCCTGGCGCAACGGTTCGGAGCGAAGATTTATGTGAGACCTGCTTTACCAATTCAGTGA